CGGGCCGCGCCTCATCGACTTCGGCATCGCCCGCTCCGCCGGGGCGACTGCGCTGACCGCCACGGACGCGATGATCGGCACCCCCGGTTTCCTCGCCCCCGAACAGGCCCGGGTCGCGGGCGCCGGTGAGGTCGGCCCGCCGAGCGACGTCTTCTCGCTCGGCTGCGTCCTCGCGTACGCCCTGACGGGGGAGCGCCCCTTCGGTACGGGCGCGGTGGCGGCCGTCGTCTACCGCACGGTCCACGAGGAGCCCGACCTGGCGGACGTGCCCGACACGCTGCTTCCGCTGGTCACGGCCTGTCTGGCGAAGGACCCGGCGGACCGGCCCACGGCGGCCGAGGTGCGGGCGGCACTGGGCGACGCCGACGGCCCCGCGGGCGACTGGCTCCCACCCGGCCTGCCCGCCCTGATCGCCCAGCGCTCCACCCGCGTCCTCGACCTGCCCGTCGCCGACCCGACCGTGTTCACCCAGGAGGAAAGGCCCGCGGGGGTCTCGCGGCGCCGCATCCTCATGGCCGGATCCGCCGCCGCCGTCGCGGGCGCCGGCGGCCTCACCGCCTGGCTGCTGACCCGCACACCGGGCGGGACGGGCACGGGAACCGGGGGCACCGGCACCCCGCTCGCCACGTACACGATCGGCGTCCTCACCGACCTGAGCGGCCCCACCAAGGCGGACGGGCGGGGGCAGGAGCGCGGCATCCGGCTGGCCGTGGAGGAGTTCAACGCCCGCGCGGACCGGCCCTTCGACGTGCGGCTCCGCGTCGAGGACGACGGGGGGAAGCCGGAGCGGGCCAAGGCCGCCGCCCTCAGCCTGCTCAAGGACCCCGAACTGGTGGGGGTGCTGGGGCCGACGACGGCACCGACCGCATTGGCCGCGGGGAACGAACTCGCCACCCGGCGCATGGGGTTGGCGAGCGTCATCGCCGACGTTCCGGCCACCCAGATCGGCGGCCAGGACACCAAGCAGACCTACTTCCAGCCGCGGTCCCTCCACGACATGATGACCATTCCCTTCGGTCGCTACCTCACCGCTCACGGTGCTGTCCGGACCGCCGTCGTGGAGGACCGGGCCGCCGGCCGGTACAGCTGGTACGCCGTCAAGAGCATGAACGAGTACCCGCCGTCGGGGGACAAGGGCGGGGTGGTGACCTCGCATCCCGTCGAGGCCGACAGTGAGGACTTCGGCCCCGCCGTACGGGCCGCCCTCGCGACCGACCCGCAGGGCGTGATGTTCGCGGGGATGTCGCCGCGCCGGGCCGCGCTGTGCGCCAGGGCCCTGCGCGACCAGGGCTACCGGGGGCCCTGCGGCAGCGTCGAGTACGTGCTTCAGCCGGAGTTCCTCACCGTCGCCGGCCCGGCCGCCGAAGGTTGGTACTTCGGCACGGGCTACGTCGACCCCGACTTGCTGCCGGAGGCGCGGAAGTTCACGGCCGCGTACCGGAAACGCTGGGGCCTGTCCGGCACGACCCCGGTCGAACGGTTCGCGACGGAGATGTACGACGCCACCAACTGGGCGCTCCAGGCACTGCGCACGGCGGCCGCGAACCATGCGGAGTCGGTGGCGTCGGGCGTCATCAACGGGCTGCTGCAGACTCCGTACGAAGGGATCGTCAAGACGTACCTGGCCCGTTCGGCCAGGAGCAGGACCACGGCCCTCTTGGGCCTCTACCTCTGGCAGGTGAAGGGCGGAGTGCCGCGGTTCCTCGGGAAGTTCGACGAGGCGGCGGCGAGGGGCACGTGAAAGGGGCCCGGCCGTTCGCACGGCCGGGCCCCTGACGTCGTGCGGGCGTACTACCCCGCCACCGTCCACGTGTCGTTCCCCGTGAGGAGCTGGCCCAGGTCGCCCTTGCCGTGCTGCTCAAGGGCTGTGTCCAGCTGCTCCGCCATCAGCGTGTCGTAGACCGGTCGCTCCACCGACCGGAACACCCCGATGGGCGTCTGGTGGAGGGTGTCCGGGTCCGCGAGCCGCGAGAGCGCGAAGGCGGTCGTGGGGGTGGCCGCGTGGGCGTCGTGGACGAGGATCCGGGACTCGTTCTCCGGGGTGACCGTGACGACCTGGAGGTCGCCGGTGGCCGGGTCGCGGACGACGCCCTTGTCGAGCTCGGCGCCGAAGCGGATCGGCTGTCCGTGCTGCAGGCGGATGACCGCCTCCTGGGCCTGGTCCTTGTCCTTGAGGACCTCGAAGGCGCCGTCGTTGAAGATGTTGCAGTTCTGGTAGATCTCGACCAGCGCCGTGCCGTTGTGGTCGGCGGCCTGGCGCAGCACCTCGGTGAGGTGCTTGCGGTCGGAGTCGACCGTACGGGCCACGAAGGTGGCCTCCGCGCCGAGCGCCAGCGACACCGGGTTGAAGGGTGCGTCGAGCGAGCCCATCGGGGTCGACTTGGTGATCTTGCCGACCTCGGAGGTCGGCGAGTACTGGCCCTTGGTCAGTCCGTAGATCCGGTTGTTGAAGAGCAGGATCTTCAGGTTGACGTTGCGGCGGAGCGCGTGGATCAGGTGGTTGCCGCCGATGGAGAGCGCGTCGCCGTCGCCCGTGACGACCCAGACGGAGAGGTCGCGGCGGGAGGTGGAGAGGCCGGTGGCGATCGCCGGGGCGCGGCCGTGGATGGAGTGCATCCCGTACGTGTTCATGTAGTACGGGAAGCGGGAGGAGCAGCCGATGCCGGAGACGAAGACGATGTTCTCCTTCGCCAGGCCGAGTTCGGGCATGAAGCCCTGGACGGCGGCGAGGACGGCGTAGTCACCGCAGCCGGGGCACCAGCGGACTTCCTGGTCGGACTTGAAGTCCTTCATCGACTGGACGGCCTCGGCCTTGGGCACGAGGTTGAGCAGCGGCTCACTCATCGATGGCCTCCTTGAGAGCGGCGGCGAGCTGCTCGGCCTTGAACGGCATGCCGTTGACCTGGGTGTGGCTGCGGGCGTCGACGAGGTACTTCGCCCGGACGAGGGTGGCGAGCTGGCCGAGGTTCATCTCGGGGACGACGACCTTCTCGTACCGCTTCAGCACCTCCCCGAGGTTCTTCGGGAAGGG
Above is a genomic segment from Streptomyces sp. NBC_00094 containing:
- a CDS encoding bifunctional serine/threonine-protein kinase/ABC transporter substrate-binding protein, translating into MQPLRKADPSALAGYRLLGRLGAGGMGVVYLARSAGGSLAALKLIRAEHAADPGFRERFRREARAAERITGRWVVRVLGADPEAREPWLATEYVPGPSLAEAVGLHGALPEPTVRALGARLAAALADMHEAGLVHRDVKPGNVLLALDGPRLIDFGIARSAGATALTATDAMIGTPGFLAPEQARVAGAGEVGPPSDVFSLGCVLAYALTGERPFGTGAVAAVVYRTVHEEPDLADVPDTLLPLVTACLAKDPADRPTAAEVRAALGDADGPAGDWLPPGLPALIAQRSTRVLDLPVADPTVFTQEERPAGVSRRRILMAGSAAAVAGAGGLTAWLLTRTPGGTGTGTGGTGTPLATYTIGVLTDLSGPTKADGRGQERGIRLAVEEFNARADRPFDVRLRVEDDGGKPERAKAAALSLLKDPELVGVLGPTTAPTALAAGNELATRRMGLASVIADVPATQIGGQDTKQTYFQPRSLHDMMTIPFGRYLTAHGAVRTAVVEDRAAGRYSWYAVKSMNEYPPSGDKGGVVTSHPVEADSEDFGPAVRAALATDPQGVMFAGMSPRRAALCARALRDQGYRGPCGSVEYVLQPEFLTVAGPAAEGWYFGTGYVDPDLLPEARKFTAAYRKRWGLSGTTPVERFATEMYDATNWALQALRTAAANHAESVASGVINGLLQTPYEGIVKTYLARSARSRTTALLGLYLWQVKGGVPRFLGKFDEAAARGT
- a CDS encoding 2-oxoacid:ferredoxin oxidoreductase subunit beta, producing MSEPLLNLVPKAEAVQSMKDFKSDQEVRWCPGCGDYAVLAAVQGFMPELGLAKENIVFVSGIGCSSRFPYYMNTYGMHSIHGRAPAIATGLSTSRRDLSVWVVTGDGDALSIGGNHLIHALRRNVNLKILLFNNRIYGLTKGQYSPTSEVGKITKSTPMGSLDAPFNPVSLALGAEATFVARTVDSDRKHLTEVLRQAADHNGTALVEIYQNCNIFNDGAFEVLKDKDQAQEAVIRLQHGQPIRFGAELDKGVVRDPATGDLQVVTVTPENESRILVHDAHAATPTTAFALSRLADPDTLHQTPIGVFRSVERPVYDTLMAEQLDTALEQHGKGDLGQLLTGNDTWTVAG